In candidate division WOR-3 bacterium, one DNA window encodes the following:
- the ribF gene encoding riboflavin biosynthesis protein RibF, with amino-acid sequence MSRLRKSAVTIGIFDGPHLGHRKIIEKLVAVSEKKSLLPVLITFYPHPKKFLTGKSPSLLADYDHKYRIIRSLGVKNIEVIRFDEKLSLLSAEEFLREIVKKRYSTDHLVVGFNHHLGKNREADSDAMGKIASELDMDFTAVRPKIIDGVVVSSTYIRYILNSGNVETAAKHLGRHYKTDGIHTRGAGRGGKIGFPTINISLNPDMTEVGEGVYVVRIYLDLKPYLALAFIGNSPTFSDVRKFEVFIPDWKPFVFGECIEIDFILRLRDVLKFDSIQELKRQIEKDVEQLRVKKKSGGLTCP; translated from the coding sequence ATGTCACGATTAAGAAAAAGCGCCGTCACGATAGGAATATTTGACGGTCCTCATCTGGGGCACAGAAAAATAATTGAAAAACTTGTAGCCGTCTCGGAAAAAAAGTCGCTTTTGCCTGTGCTCATAACTTTTTATCCTCATCCTAAAAAATTTCTGACGGGTAAATCACCGTCACTGCTAGCAGATTATGATCATAAATACAGAATAATCAGAAGTTTAGGCGTAAAAAACATCGAAGTAATCCGATTTGACGAAAAATTATCTTTGTTGTCAGCAGAGGAATTTTTGAGAGAAATCGTGAAAAAGAGATATTCAACAGATCACCTGGTTGTCGGATTCAATCATCACCTTGGTAAAAACAGGGAAGCAGACAGTGACGCCATGGGAAAGATCGCATCCGAACTCGATATGGATTTTACGGCAGTGAGACCCAAGATAATAGATGGTGTTGTGGTTTCGAGCACCTATATACGGTACATTCTTAATTCGGGGAATGTAGAAACTGCCGCAAAGCATTTGGGAAGGCATTATAAAACGGATGGCATTCACACGAGGGGAGCCGGAAGAGGCGGTAAAATTGGTTTCCCAACAATAAACATCTCTTTAAATCCCGATATGACGGAAGTTGGAGAGGGTGTTTACGTGGTGAGAATTTATCTTGACTTAAAACCGTATCTTGCATTAGCATTCATAGGTAATTCTCCGACTTTCTCAGACGTCAGGAAATTTGAAGTTTTCATACCGGATTGGAAACCTTTCGTCTTCGGGGAATGTATTGAAATTGATTTCATTTTGAGATTGAGAGATGTGTTAAAATTTGATAGCATACAGGAGCTGAAAAGACAAATAGAGAAAGATGTCGAGCAGTTGAGGGTAAAAAAGAAATCAGGAGGTTTAACGTGCCCATGA
- a CDS encoding insulinase family protein, which translates to MPVKNFHFCQEQELKCEKAVLNAGLTVCWEPLKHIRSCSLAVAVNTGARDEVSDSWGYSHFIEHMLFKGTAKRKAYTIASTLEKKGGYLNAMTGYENTWIEAKCIDYQLPEVIELVGDMLSNSLFGKKSIEDEKEVIRQEIKSNLDCPEEIVFDHFFKDIFARHPLGRSVLGNFKSIKNVTRKKILDHFTFNYTNENTYVGVVGNICLDLPIIINKNFKLERRTPPSRVPFKMAYSGEKTYCKSGTKQINLVLGGIAPDASSLDRYKFQILMNLLGGGLSSRFFQLLREVNPLVYNVSSFYYPYSDVGVGGLYLSVTPDNLNKVEKLLNEEIKKILEGDISRSEVEFSKEQLKGNIILGLESSRARVNKLLNDQIYRGKWISLDDIDTAISSINLDDINKEAQKFFSDNNIMRTYLTPKAR; encoded by the coding sequence ATGCCGGTAAAAAACTTTCATTTTTGTCAGGAACAGGAACTGAAATGCGAAAAGGCTGTATTAAACGCCGGCCTTACTGTTTGTTGGGAACCACTCAAGCACATCAGGTCTTGTTCGCTAGCTGTCGCTGTAAACACAGGCGCCAGAGATGAAGTTTCAGATTCCTGGGGTTATTCTCATTTCATAGAACACATGCTGTTTAAAGGTACGGCAAAGAGAAAAGCTTATACTATTGCCTCGACTCTCGAGAAAAAAGGCGGTTATCTGAACGCCATGACCGGTTACGAGAACACATGGATAGAAGCAAAATGTATAGACTACCAGCTTCCTGAGGTCATTGAACTCGTAGGTGATATGCTGTCAAATTCTCTTTTCGGAAAAAAGAGCATTGAAGATGAAAAAGAAGTAATAAGACAGGAAATAAAAAGTAATTTGGATTGTCCGGAGGAGATTGTTTTTGACCATTTTTTCAAAGACATCTTTGCGAGACACCCTTTGGGACGCTCGGTTCTCGGAAATTTTAAATCAATAAAAAACGTGACAAGAAAAAAAATTCTCGATCATTTTACATTTAATTACACTAACGAAAATACTTACGTAGGTGTTGTCGGAAATATATGCCTCGATTTACCGATAATTATAAATAAAAACTTCAAGCTTGAAAGAAGAACGCCTCCATCAAGAGTTCCATTTAAAATGGCTTACAGTGGTGAAAAAACATATTGTAAAAGTGGAACAAAGCAGATAAATTTAGTTTTGGGCGGAATTGCTCCGGACGCTTCGAGTCTGGATCGTTACAAATTCCAGATACTCATGAATCTTTTAGGCGGAGGTCTGAGCAGCAGGTTTTTTCAGCTTCTTAGAGAAGTCAACCCTCTTGTTTACAATGTTTCTTCATTTTACTATCCATATTCCGATGTGGGAGTGGGAGGTCTCTATCTGTCCGTAACTCCGGACAATTTGAACAAAGTCGAAAAGCTTTTAAATGAAGAAATTAAAAAAATTCTCGAAGGGGACATTTCACGGTCGGAGGTCGAATTTTCAAAGGAGCAGTTAAAGGGAAACATCATTCTCGGTCTCGAATCCAGCAGGGCGAGAGTTAATAAACTTCTAAACGACCAGATATACAGAGGAAAATGGATATCACTGGACGATATAGACACCGCAATTTCTTCAATTAATCTCGACGACATAAATAAAGAGGCGCAAAAATTCTTTTCAGATAATAATATCATGAGGACTTATTTAACTCCGAAAGCGAGGTAG
- a CDS encoding T9SS type A sorting domain-containing protein, which translates to MKNKCITGLLILFSFFNQLISEKYFVNYQVPEMEISDFFVSGRVYSFIKPGPGLSCFAETGAPQLPSKSFIFIVPPRGSYSFDVSFSGGRTRQLVNPVLPVPQWKEENLVYEPDNKYYTKAYPGYSYIESEPFKIGYWRLVRIETYPVTYADGRITFAENIKIEATFSDNTSSVVPSESWLRIISFMAENYTHASIFAEGNTERIRTFSDQPYYRISLIEEGLYEVSGSDLENAGVNLDAIDPVTLSVFCGEAKALSWYLADTIHDSFQYEIPIIVQDGGDNKFDAGDRIIFYASSLKGYDKNNFPYSVTSYHSPWSDTVVYWLTWGGENGRRLVNQNSLPMTGSFIQTSFLDTVHVETDSLSPSQSGLRFIHREISRNPGDEVAGFSISYNVQSPAGQAQMNLHVFSGSTDSVNMHRMRVRLNGSQIGTAEWADEHSISPRIISFPCTGVLREGTNNQEVQLYRVYQNSSDFIMYDLTDVIYQRKYQTHEGMLVFGVNAGAGDTVLGFNVKGVSSGGLYVWNIDDPYNPTGIVNYTVSGDTVKFAWPGDSNSGFIVSNSLMKPVNIRYADPFALKRITGADYIIITPHQFLNAAEKLASYRRSHFPGGINPQVLVVELQEVYDNFGHGMSDPTAIRNYLKWASENYDPIPGYVLFMGCGTYDYRNIERRTPFRGAFPAHEEGGVVKYFSMQNFNSCFDDWYVDFDGNRYPDMCVGRITALTNVDINQNVEKIIRYENSSSFGSWKSRVLFLADDEYASRVDQSYNEYIHNYQTESISRFLSQDYQPVKVYLMNYLGTTQTAGPPYNYSPGEKPLAAQDLRQELNKGCFMLLFMGHGNLTVLTHEAVFRNPSDVDALENEIRQPICYFGSCGVGAFDRTTYSSMADGIQIKPDKGAIFTWGASRATFPSDNYPLAVNLMLSVLGDHLSTGEVTLVVKNTVHANSWHYLSFGDPALIPFKDTIGISMDLGRDKMLASGLSDISSTTGNGTLTSVSSPVLTSLSLAPVDTVDGRVTYTLTGTIDDPSFGDGWASVIVIPPQRPDSHDYMHRAIPLPNDFTYYFSDQFIPGLPVYEVLTTVDGNSFTATFTTPSKMLRSGDQSDMRRFMIYAYAWNSAKEARGHLELPCSGTDEQPSGDSAAPKVYVLVKGRILSDSGDIVQNPLEMEIVFEDQSGINLTPLPENVLFLRIDNGSLDTLAGRFFKYDVSSSVRGRIKKTFDFGNESGEHELTVAVSDNMGNRGVFAWSFNVESSSAPDITNVMNFPNPMENSTNFTFILTSGYADVTIEIYTVTGKLIEVIEAGEVTSGFNSVYWNGLDSEGDRPANGIYLYRINAVTRSTETAGSEREVSRVGKIFIVR; encoded by the coding sequence ATTACACCAAAGCTTATCCCGGTTATTCATACATTGAATCCGAACCTTTTAAAATTGGATATTGGCGGCTGGTGAGGATAGAGACGTATCCTGTCACTTATGCGGACGGACGGATAACCTTTGCCGAGAACATAAAAATAGAAGCGACATTTTCAGACAACACATCATCAGTCGTGCCTTCGGAGTCATGGCTGAGGATAATATCTTTCATGGCGGAAAACTATACTCACGCTTCAATATTCGCAGAAGGAAACACAGAGAGGATCCGTACATTTTCCGACCAGCCTTATTACAGGATTTCGCTTATCGAGGAGGGGCTGTATGAAGTAAGCGGATCCGATCTCGAGAACGCCGGTGTCAATTTGGACGCCATAGATCCGGTTACACTATCTGTGTTTTGCGGGGAGGCAAAAGCTTTGAGCTGGTACCTGGCGGACACAATACACGACAGTTTTCAGTACGAGATCCCCATAATAGTCCAGGACGGGGGAGATAACAAATTCGATGCCGGGGACAGGATAATATTTTACGCGTCGTCTCTCAAAGGTTACGACAAGAATAATTTTCCTTACTCCGTTACCTCGTATCACAGCCCGTGGTCGGACACGGTAGTTTACTGGCTGACGTGGGGCGGAGAAAACGGCAGGAGGCTGGTAAATCAGAATTCCCTGCCGATGACCGGGTCTTTTATTCAGACGTCGTTTCTCGACACCGTTCACGTTGAGACGGACAGTCTGAGTCCTTCGCAGTCAGGTCTCAGATTTATACACAGAGAGATATCCAGAAATCCCGGCGACGAAGTTGCAGGTTTTTCAATATCTTACAATGTCCAATCGCCTGCCGGACAGGCTCAGATGAATCTCCACGTGTTTTCGGGTTCGACTGACTCGGTCAATATGCATAGAATGCGTGTCAGGTTAAACGGATCACAGATAGGAACGGCCGAATGGGCCGACGAGCATTCGATAAGCCCGAGGATAATTTCATTTCCCTGCACTGGAGTTTTGAGGGAAGGGACGAACAATCAGGAAGTACAACTTTACAGGGTTTATCAGAATTCCAGCGATTTTATAATGTACGATTTGACTGACGTGATTTATCAGAGAAAGTATCAGACACACGAAGGCATGCTCGTTTTCGGCGTGAATGCAGGCGCGGGGGACACAGTTCTCGGTTTTAACGTAAAAGGAGTAAGCTCAGGCGGTCTTTATGTCTGGAACATTGACGATCCTTACAATCCTACAGGAATAGTGAATTACACAGTGTCCGGAGACACTGTCAAATTCGCATGGCCCGGAGATTCAAATTCCGGATTCATCGTTTCGAATTCCCTGATGAAACCTGTAAACATAAGATATGCCGATCCATTTGCTTTAAAAAGGATAACAGGTGCGGATTACATAATAATAACCCCGCATCAGTTTTTGAACGCCGCAGAGAAACTCGCTTCATACAGAAGGTCGCATTTTCCCGGAGGCATAAACCCTCAGGTGCTCGTCGTCGAACTTCAGGAGGTTTACGACAATTTTGGGCACGGGATGTCCGATCCGACGGCTATAAGGAACTACCTCAAATGGGCGAGTGAAAACTATGATCCAATACCCGGCTACGTTTTGTTTATGGGTTGCGGCACATATGATTACAGGAACATCGAGAGAAGAACACCCTTCAGAGGCGCTTTTCCGGCACACGAAGAAGGCGGTGTTGTTAAATATTTCTCCATGCAGAATTTCAATTCGTGCTTTGACGACTGGTACGTAGATTTCGACGGGAACCGGTATCCCGACATGTGCGTGGGCAGAATAACCGCTCTGACGAACGTCGACATAAACCAGAACGTCGAAAAGATTATCAGATATGAAAACTCATCGTCTTTCGGTTCGTGGAAGAGCAGAGTGCTGTTTCTAGCCGATGACGAATACGCTTCGAGAGTTGACCAATCTTACAATGAATATATTCATAATTACCAGACAGAGAGCATTTCGAGGTTCTTGTCGCAGGATTACCAGCCGGTGAAAGTCTATCTGATGAATTATCTGGGCACGACACAGACAGCGGGACCTCCGTACAACTACAGTCCCGGCGAAAAACCTCTCGCCGCTCAGGATCTGAGACAGGAACTTAACAAGGGTTGTTTCATGCTGTTATTCATGGGGCACGGTAATTTGACGGTTTTAACGCACGAAGCGGTGTTCAGGAACCCTTCTGACGTCGACGCCCTCGAGAACGAGATAAGACAGCCAATATGCTATTTCGGCTCCTGCGGAGTCGGGGCTTTTGACAGGACTACATACAGTTCTATGGCGGACGGAATACAGATAAAACCAGACAAAGGCGCCATTTTTACATGGGGCGCTTCAAGAGCGACTTTTCCTTCCGACAATTACCCGCTCGCAGTTAATTTAATGCTGAGTGTCCTTGGCGATCACCTCTCCACAGGAGAAGTGACGTTAGTTGTAAAAAACACAGTTCACGCAAACAGCTGGCATTATCTCAGTTTCGGCGATCCGGCGTTGATTCCTTTCAAAGACACAATAGGAATATCAATGGACCTCGGAAGAGACAAAATGCTTGCCTCAGGATTGTCCGACATCAGTTCAACCACGGGAAACGGTACTCTTACGTCAGTGAGTTCTCCTGTTCTGACCTCTCTTTCACTTGCTCCGGTGGACACGGTTGACGGAAGAGTGACCTACACTTTGACGGGAACAATAGACGATCCATCGTTCGGAGACGGCTGGGCTTCTGTGATAGTGATACCACCTCAGAGGCCGGACAGTCACGATTACATGCACAGGGCAATTCCCTTACCAAACGATTTCACATATTATTTTTCGGACCAGTTCATACCCGGACTGCCTGTTTACGAAGTTTTGACAACTGTTGACGGCAACTCTTTCACCGCAACGTTCACGACCCCTTCCAAAATGCTGAGGTCGGGCGATCAAAGCGACATGAGGCGCTTCATGATATATGCCTATGCTTGGAACTCGGCAAAAGAGGCGAGAGGCCATCTCGAGCTTCCATGTTCCGGGACCGATGAACAGCCGTCGGGAGACAGTGCGGCTCCTAAAGTTTACGTTCTTGTCAAAGGGAGAATATTGTCGGATTCAGGCGACATAGTCCAGAATCCTCTCGAAATGGAGATAGTGTTCGAGGATCAAAGCGGAATAAATCTTACGCCATTGCCTGAAAACGTGCTGTTTTTAAGGATAGACAACGGATCGCTGGACACATTGGCCGGCAGATTTTTCAAATACGACGTTTCTAGCAGTGTGCGAGGCAGAATAAAGAAGACTTTCGATTTCGGAAATGAATCCGGAGAACACGAACTCACTGTGGCCGTATCGGACAACATGGGCAACAGAGGTGTTTTCGCATGGAGTTTCAATGTGGAGAGTTCATCCGCGCCAGACATCACCAACGTCATGAATTTTCCCAACCCGATGGAGAATTCAACCAACTTTACTTTTATTTTGACATCAGGATACGCTGACGTCACTATAGAGATATACACGGTAACAGGAAAACTGATAGAAGTGATTGAAGCCGGGGAGGTGACAAGCGGCTTCAACAGCGTTTACTGGAACGGTTTGGATTCTGAGGGAGACAGGCCTGCGAACGGGATTTATCTTTACAGGATAAATGCTGTGACCAGAAGTACAGAAACCGCCGGTTCCGAAAGAGAAGTGTCAAGAGTGGGAAAGATTTTTATCGTACGGTAA
- a CDS encoding PorV/PorQ family protein produces the protein MKKILLTLMISIALFNSLSASTNQAAAIFLTIFPGARSVGMGGAYTAVSDDAFACYYNPAGLGFIDTKVFSLMHANWLPGLYPSMYYEYLGFAMPVSDIGTLGFNLIYLTTGETEATDENGNQIAKFRTFDLATTANYGIALSDRLSVGLGLKFIYSYLAPSWLVSRLLNTKGGGAGASWALDGGILYKPFGGLTLGAALQNLGPGLSYTETGEKDPLPQTVRLGASYLWASYDAPTDSTKIPMKLWEARLSLDLIKVIVGIVDEMKDKQYSYIWDDTWKAAGLELGYYEMIYFRLGYFIDEAGSRKGFTYGGGVKFRNFNFDLGVDSPLYDFPTSNYRFTLNVWW, from the coding sequence TTGAAAAAGATTTTACTTACCTTGATGATTTCCATTGCTTTATTTAATTCGCTTTCAGCGAGCACCAATCAAGCCGCTGCAATATTTCTTACAATATTTCCCGGAGCAAGATCCGTTGGAATGGGAGGGGCTTACACGGCAGTCTCCGACGACGCTTTTGCCTGTTACTACAACCCCGCCGGACTCGGATTCATAGACACAAAAGTATTTTCGCTGATGCACGCCAACTGGCTTCCGGGGCTTTATCCTAGCATGTATTACGAATATCTCGGTTTCGCAATGCCTGTAAGCGACATAGGCACTCTGGGATTTAATCTTATATACTTGACGACAGGCGAGACAGAAGCCACGGATGAAAACGGAAATCAAATAGCCAAATTTCGTACTTTCGATCTGGCCACCACAGCTAATTACGGCATAGCACTTTCAGACAGACTTTCTGTCGGTCTCGGACTCAAGTTTATATACAGTTATCTTGCACCTTCATGGCTTGTCAGTCGACTGCTGAACACGAAAGGCGGAGGAGCCGGAGCTTCATGGGCTCTCGACGGAGGAATTTTGTACAAACCCTTCGGAGGATTGACTTTGGGTGCGGCTTTGCAGAATCTGGGGCCGGGGCTGAGTTACACGGAAACGGGTGAAAAAGATCCTCTCCCTCAAACCGTGCGTCTCGGTGCGTCTTATCTCTGGGCTTCGTACGACGCGCCTACGGACTCGACAAAAATTCCTATGAAATTATGGGAAGCGAGACTTTCGCTCGATTTAATAAAAGTCATTGTCGGGATAGTCGACGAGATGAAGGACAAACAGTACAGTTATATTTGGGACGACACATGGAAAGCCGCCGGTCTGGAGCTCGGTTATTACGAGATGATATATTTCAGATTGGGATATTTCATAGACGAAGCCGGATCAAGAAAAGGCTTCACTTACGGCGGCGGAGTCAAATTCAGAAACTTCAACTTCGACCTCGGCGTGGATTCCCCGCTCTACGATTTCCCCACGAGCAATTACAGATTCACACTGAATGTCTGGTGGTGA
- the truB gene encoding tRNA pseudouridine(55) synthase TruB: MIRNSGIILLDKPKGISSRKALDVIIRRANLDKAGHAGTIDPAASGLLVILSGKATKLNRYILSADKLYRFSVLFGKKTETDDSEGKIISEKDPGKSDVSFFEEILNAFRGNIAQKPPIHSAVKVNGKRAYKLARKGCEPVLKERSVRIRSLSVRDFSWPVVEMEAVVSSGTYIRSLARDIGEKTGVGAYCQDIRRISIGNMNIEDAISLDGEIKYFPFEKALSHLPCIGDDFTEKDFIEFKDETCKYAIVLDTEGALSAILERDDGVLKINKIFL; the protein is encoded by the coding sequence TTGATCCGAAACTCAGGAATAATACTTTTAGATAAACCCAAGGGGATATCGTCCCGAAAAGCTCTCGACGTAATAATAAGGAGAGCTAATCTTGATAAAGCCGGTCACGCAGGGACTATTGATCCTGCCGCTTCGGGTTTGCTTGTGATCCTTTCCGGAAAAGCAACCAAATTGAACAGGTACATTCTTTCGGCAGACAAGCTTTACAGATTCAGTGTACTTTTTGGGAAGAAAACAGAGACCGATGATTCGGAAGGAAAAATAATTTCAGAGAAAGATCCCGGAAAATCGGACGTTTCATTTTTCGAAGAAATCTTAAATGCTTTCAGGGGAAACATAGCACAAAAGCCCCCAATTCACTCAGCGGTCAAGGTTAACGGAAAAAGAGCTTACAAACTTGCGAGAAAAGGCTGTGAACCGGTTCTCAAGGAAAGAAGCGTCCGTATCCGATCCCTTTCTGTAAGAGATTTCAGTTGGCCCGTAGTTGAAATGGAAGCTGTCGTAAGCTCCGGAACATATATTCGCTCTCTGGCGAGGGATATCGGCGAAAAAACCGGTGTCGGCGCATATTGCCAGGACATAAGAAGAATTTCGATCGGCAACATGAATATCGAAGATGCTATTTCACTCGACGGTGAGATTAAATATTTTCCGTTCGAAAAAGCTTTGTCCCATTTACCGTGCATTGGCGACGATTTTACCGAGAAAGATTTTATTGAATTTAAAGACGAAACCTGTAAATACGCGATTGTCCTGGATACAGAAGGCGCTCTTTCGGCAATTCTCGAAAGAGACGACGGTGTTTTGAAGATCAACAAGATTTTTTTGTGA
- the rpsO gene encoding 30S ribosomal protein S15, whose product MPMTSTDKNKLIKKFSRKENDTGSPEVQVAILTEKIKLLTEHLKTHKKDHHSRTGLLKMVNRRRKHLDYLLKKDYDRYADVIKTLGLRR is encoded by the coding sequence GTGCCCATGACTTCAACAGATAAAAACAAACTTATAAAGAAATTTTCGAGAAAAGAAAACGACACCGGTTCACCCGAGGTTCAGGTTGCTATTCTCACCGAAAAAATAAAACTTTTGACCGAACACCTGAAGACACACAAGAAAGACCATCATTCCAGAACCGGACTCTTGAAAATGGTCAACAGAAGAAGAAAACATCTTGACTATCTTCTTAAAAAAGACTACGACAGATACGCGGATGTAATTAAGACACTGGGCTTGAGGAGATAA
- a CDS encoding polyribonucleotide nucleotidyltransferase, producing MPVFEFDFYSRKMVFDTGNYATQSHGSIWLGYGDSVVLVTACFSKQKFEGDYFPLMVDYRERSYSFGRIPGGYSRREAKSRDKEVLTSRLIDRPIRPLFPEHYKNETQIIATVLSADPEMDPDILGLNGASLALCLSPIPFMGPIAAVRLSRVDGQFIVNPTYSQIVNSDLSLVVAGNKDKITMLEGSALEIKEEDILEAIKFAQNPIKELISRQEEFLKEVKIEKITLEKPAELPQELAKEIDGKFRLKVKQASDTMKTKEERAEAFEMLREEAWEAYKETRPDDEVLIKDMISSFWSDAWHERLRHEGLRPDDRKEDDIRNIDIKLGVLPRVHGSAVFKRGQTQSLAVITLGSPSDEQRIEDIEGDMTKSFMLHYNFPQFSVGEVGPQRGPGRREIGHGNLAEKAVANIVPPEDKFPYTIRIVSEILESNGSSSMASVCSSSLALMDAGVPIKSHVAGIALGLISAGSQGDKDIILVDIAGEEDHEGDMDLKVAGTKSGINSLQMDTKIEGISVELLKVAFLKAKNARDKILDKMEQVIPAPRENLSPNAPRMYTFFIPKEKIGFVIGPSGKTVRGLQDQTGATISLNDDGKVVVTAVDEKSALEAVEAIKGMTREAKVGEIYSGKVTKTTDFGAFVEIFPGKEGLLHISEIDWKRVENVEDVLKAGDKVEVECINYDPKMGKISLSRKKLLPKPSK from the coding sequence ATGCCCGTATTTGAATTTGATTTCTATTCCCGGAAAATGGTTTTTGACACAGGTAATTACGCAACACAGAGTCACGGCAGTATATGGCTTGGATATGGAGACTCTGTCGTGCTTGTCACGGCTTGTTTTTCTAAACAAAAGTTCGAAGGAGATTATTTCCCGCTGATGGTTGACTACAGAGAGAGAAGTTATTCTTTCGGAAGAATACCGGGTGGTTATTCGAGAAGAGAGGCAAAATCCCGCGACAAGGAAGTTTTAACCAGCAGGTTGATAGACAGGCCTATAAGACCTCTTTTCCCTGAGCATTACAAAAATGAAACTCAGATAATTGCCACGGTTCTTTCGGCTGACCCTGAAATGGACCCGGACATTCTCGGTCTCAACGGCGCGAGCCTGGCTCTTTGCCTGAGTCCGATTCCTTTTATGGGTCCGATAGCTGCTGTAAGGTTGAGCAGGGTAGACGGGCAGTTCATTGTAAACCCGACGTATTCTCAGATAGTGAACAGCGACTTGTCTCTGGTCGTCGCCGGAAACAAGGACAAAATAACGATGCTCGAAGGATCCGCTCTAGAGATAAAAGAAGAAGACATCTTGGAGGCTATAAAATTTGCGCAGAATCCTATAAAAGAATTGATTTCGCGTCAGGAAGAATTTTTAAAAGAAGTGAAAATAGAAAAAATTACTCTGGAAAAACCTGCTGAACTACCGCAAGAGTTGGCCAAGGAGATTGACGGAAAATTCAGGCTTAAAGTTAAGCAGGCTTCGGACACTATGAAAACAAAAGAGGAACGTGCGGAAGCCTTCGAAATGTTGAGAGAGGAAGCATGGGAAGCTTATAAAGAAACGAGACCTGATGACGAAGTTTTGATAAAAGACATGATATCATCTTTTTGGAGCGATGCCTGGCATGAAAGATTAAGGCATGAAGGTTTGCGCCCCGACGACAGGAAAGAAGATGACATAAGGAATATTGATATAAAACTCGGTGTTCTGCCCAGGGTCCACGGATCAGCTGTTTTTAAAAGGGGCCAAACCCAGTCTCTCGCCGTTATTACACTGGGCTCCCCCTCCGATGAACAGCGCATAGAAGATATAGAAGGAGACATGACAAAGAGCTTCATGCTTCACTACAATTTTCCACAGTTCTCTGTAGGTGAAGTCGGACCTCAGAGAGGGCCGGGAAGAAGGGAAATTGGACACGGAAATTTAGCTGAAAAAGCTGTCGCCAACATAGTGCCGCCCGAAGATAAATTTCCGTATACCATACGGATAGTATCTGAAATCCTCGAATCTAACGGTTCATCGTCGATGGCTTCGGTGTGTTCATCTTCTCTCGCTTTGATGGACGCTGGAGTCCCCATTAAAAGTCACGTAGCGGGAATAGCTCTCGGTTTGATAAGTGCGGGAAGCCAAGGCGACAAAGATATCATTCTGGTCGATATAGCCGGAGAGGAAGATCACGAGGGAGACATGGACCTCAAAGTCGCAGGAACTAAAAGCGGCATAAATTCACTTCAGATGGACACTAAGATCGAAGGTATATCCGTGGAACTTTTGAAAGTGGCTTTTCTAAAAGCTAAAAACGCAAGGGACAAGATTCTCGATAAAATGGAACAGGTAATTCCCGCTCCGAGAGAAAACCTTTCGCCAAACGCCCCGAGAATGTACACGTTTTTTATCCCCAAAGAGAAAATTGGTTTTGTAATAGGTCCCAGCGGAAAAACTGTAAGAGGTTTACAAGACCAGACGGGAGCGACGATTTCATTGAACGACGACGGCAAGGTTGTTGTCACAGCTGTAGATGAAAAATCTGCCCTAGAGGCAGTGGAAGCCATAAAGGGAATGACAAGAGAGGCGAAGGTCGGTGAGATCTATTCCGGAAAAGTAACTAAAACCACTGATTTTGGCGCGTTTGTCGAAATATTTCCAGGAAAGGAAGGTCTTCTTCATATCTCCGAAATCGACTGGAAAAGAGTTGAAAATGTCGAAGACGTTCTCAAGGCAGGAGACAAAGTCGAAGTCGAATGCATAAACTATGATCCCAAGATGGGAAAAATAAGTTTATCGAGAAAAAAGCTGCTTCCAAAACCTTCTAAATAA